The following are encoded together in the Oscillospiraceae bacterium genome:
- the ruvA gene encoding Holliday junction branch migration protein RuvA has protein sequence MFDYIRGEVAHTEPYLAVIDAGGVGYACHTSLSTLRTLHTGQTARLYTFLYLREGICDLYGFAAREELAAFKMLIGISGVGPRVATAILSVTTPERLALSVLTGDEKALTAASGVGKKLAQRIVLELKDKLGKSFSAPASTSGSASLVGPGALTQVGEAQAALMVLGYSAAESLQALNGIDAEEMSVEALIRAALRRMVK, from the coding sequence ATGTTCGATTACATCCGAGGCGAGGTGGCGCACACGGAGCCCTATCTGGCCGTGATTGATGCCGGCGGCGTGGGGTACGCCTGCCACACCAGTCTTTCGACGCTGCGGACGCTGCACACGGGACAGACGGCCCGACTGTATACCTTTTTGTATCTCCGCGAGGGCATCTGCGATCTGTACGGCTTCGCCGCGCGAGAGGAGCTTGCGGCCTTCAAGATGTTGATCGGCATCTCGGGCGTGGGTCCGCGCGTGGCCACGGCCATTTTATCGGTCACAACGCCAGAGCGGCTGGCTCTCTCGGTGCTCACCGGTGACGAGAAGGCGCTGACAGCGGCGTCGGGCGTCGGCAAAAAGCTGGCGCAGCGCATCGTACTGGAACTGAAAGACAAACTCGGCAAGTCGTTTTCCGCCCCGGCGTCGACCTCCGGGTCGGCGTCTCTCGTCGGGCCGGGCGCCCTCACGCAGGTGGGCGAGGCGCAGGCCGCTCTGATGGTCCTGGGTTACTCCGCCGCGGAGTCGCTCCAGGCGCTGAACGGCATCGACGCGGAAGAGATGAGCGTGGAGGCGCTGATCCGTGCGGCATTGCGCCGTATGGTGAAGTGA